Proteins encoded by one window of Bradyrhizobium sp. B097:
- a CDS encoding SulP family inorganic anion transporter yields the protein MGGISYGPQTLRRDVIAGLTVAAISLPQAMAYALLAGVDPRYGLYSAILITAVASVFGSSSHLINGPTSAISLVVFSALSIFDADQRIEAAEAMFLLAALVGTIQIAIAVLRLGDLTRYISESVILGFMSAAALLLALAQISNALGVRDKGTGAQHILSRLWLTLATGDTINMKAVVVTLVTLVLAVSLRHVVRRNRWPQFDMLAVLVVVATGAYFAGWTVPAGDGKTAIGIAGAVPADLPSFHIPKVQLRWALDLFSDSVAIAFLGLLEALAIAKSIAHQTRQPLDFNRQCLAEGLANLSGGLFQCLPGSGSLSRSAINFQAGAATRFSGMLTATFVAIAVIAFAPLARYVPKPALAALLLLTASRLVDFKRISYALRASRVDAGVIVITALSAIAFGLDLAIIIGVVLSIALFVPRAAKIRAAELVVDDDDVVRERLPAEPSNRGFLFYDLEGELFFGAGPELHKVLDLILHQASGEKAGHILLRLKRVRNPDVVSLEHFEQFLKDARNAGIEVWLAGLRPDLLAAFDRLGFADWIKSDHIFAQGADEDSATLAAVRQIRSELQEQAANVRSRLYYRV from the coding sequence ATGGGCGGGATCAGTTACGGCCCGCAGACATTGCGGCGCGACGTCATCGCCGGTCTCACCGTCGCCGCGATCTCGCTGCCGCAAGCAATGGCTTATGCGCTTCTGGCAGGCGTTGACCCCCGTTATGGCCTTTATTCCGCGATCCTGATCACAGCCGTCGCCTCGGTATTCGGATCGTCGTCGCACCTCATCAACGGTCCGACCAGTGCAATCTCGCTGGTCGTGTTCAGCGCGCTCTCGATCTTCGACGCCGATCAGAGGATCGAGGCAGCAGAGGCCATGTTCCTGCTTGCAGCCTTGGTCGGCACGATCCAGATCGCTATCGCAGTTTTGCGGCTCGGGGATCTCACGCGCTACATTTCGGAATCAGTCATTCTTGGTTTCATGAGCGCCGCCGCGCTGCTGCTGGCCTTGGCACAGATCAGCAATGCACTGGGCGTACGCGACAAGGGGACGGGTGCCCAGCACATCTTGTCTCGGCTCTGGTTGACGCTTGCGACCGGCGACACCATTAACATGAAGGCCGTAGTTGTAACGCTCGTGACGCTCGTACTGGCGGTGTCGCTTCGGCATGTCGTGCGGCGCAATCGATGGCCGCAGTTCGACATGCTGGCCGTTCTGGTGGTCGTCGCGACCGGAGCCTATTTTGCCGGCTGGACCGTGCCCGCTGGCGATGGCAAGACGGCAATCGGAATCGCCGGCGCGGTGCCCGCCGACCTGCCATCCTTCCATATTCCGAAAGTGCAGTTGAGGTGGGCGCTCGATCTTTTCTCCGACAGTGTGGCGATCGCCTTCCTGGGACTGCTGGAGGCGCTCGCCATCGCCAAGTCTATCGCCCATCAAACGCGACAGCCGTTGGACTTCAACCGGCAGTGTCTTGCCGAGGGACTTGCCAATCTGTCGGGAGGTCTTTTTCAGTGCCTACCCGGATCAGGTTCGCTGTCTCGCTCGGCGATCAATTTCCAGGCGGGAGCCGCGACGCGCTTCTCGGGTATGTTGACCGCGACGTTCGTTGCGATCGCCGTGATCGCATTCGCGCCGCTTGCGCGCTACGTGCCGAAGCCCGCGCTCGCCGCGCTCTTGTTGTTGACCGCGTCGCGCCTGGTTGACTTCAAGCGTATCTCGTACGCCCTGCGTGCGTCGCGTGTGGATGCCGGCGTCATCGTGATAACTGCTCTGTCGGCGATAGCATTCGGCCTCGATCTCGCGATCATCATCGGTGTCGTGCTGTCGATCGCGTTATTCGTGCCGCGCGCAGCGAAGATTAGGGCCGCAGAGCTCGTTGTCGACGACGACGATGTGGTGCGGGAGCGGTTGCCAGCCGAGCCTTCAAATCGCGGGTTTCTGTTCTACGATCTCGAAGGCGAACTGTTCTTCGGTGCCGGCCCGGAATTGCACAAGGTGCTCGATCTGATCTTGCACCAGGCCTCGGGCGAAAAAGCGGGGCACATCTTGTTGCGTCTCAAGCGCGTGCGCAATCCGGATGTCGTCAGCCTCGAACATTTCGAGCAGTTTCTCAAGGACGCGCGCAACGCCGGCATCGAGGTCTGGCTGGCCGGTCTTCGTCCCGATTTGCTGGCGGCATTCGACCGCCTGGGCTTCGCAGACTGGATCAAGTCCGATCACATCTTTGCGCAGGGCGCGGACGAGGACTCGGCCACACTGGCGGCCGTGAGGCAGATCAGGTCGGAGCTGCAAGAGCAGGCGGCGAACGTCCGATCGCGATTGTATTATCGCGTATGA
- a CDS encoding DUF3088 domain-containing protein, whose amino-acid sequence MSKDQLFLLKPGFEDPAQAGKFFVCPHCNAIEGLLASFPGLATQIEVQRLPFARPRSPIVEILGELHQSLPVLVFDQSGPVPEDAGVVNGRRFIDSSERILRYLAERYSFPYVHQ is encoded by the coding sequence ATGAGCAAGGATCAGCTATTCCTTCTGAAGCCCGGATTCGAAGACCCGGCGCAGGCCGGCAAGTTCTTCGTCTGTCCGCACTGCAATGCGATCGAAGGTCTCCTCGCATCATTTCCGGGTCTGGCCACGCAGATCGAGGTTCAGCGTTTGCCGTTCGCGCGACCGCGAAGTCCGATCGTCGAAATTCTCGGTGAGTTGCATCAGTCGTTACCCGTGCTGGTTTTCGACCAAAGTGGGCCGGTGCCCGAGGACGCTGGCGTTGTCAATGGCCGGCGGTTCATCGATTCGTCAGAGCGCATCCTTCGATATCTGGCCGAACGGTACTCCTTTCCATATGTCCATCAGTGA
- a CDS encoding ABC transporter substrate-binding protein, whose amino-acid sequence MTIDQHQPFSPSRRALLGLAGLAGIAAPFGVMSAARAFPAFGLGQTVDPLSEAPICRVADAAEASTGPARHIRFAYNGTGICTAAVPVALHRGYFARHNLDVEFLQLAGSTDQMLQSLATDKADAGSSMLLNWLKPLEQGIDVKLTTGLHGGCTRLFVRKGSGFKDITDLKGKTIGVSSISGPPRNFFAILLSDNGLDPQTDVQWREFPADLQLTALQRGEIQAIADSDPNAWLTERRANGDLVEIASNLSGDYANLSCCTLGVRSSLWASDPAAVKALTLAIREAAHHVAEHPDDAAEIFSKYTPKVAVADLATMLRSHTHGHHPAGADLRREVVKITSDLKRATIIKPNTDPRKLANRVVVDIDV is encoded by the coding sequence ATGACGATAGACCAACATCAGCCATTCTCGCCGTCGCGGCGCGCCCTTCTCGGTCTCGCCGGCCTGGCGGGCATCGCCGCGCCATTCGGCGTCATGAGCGCCGCGCGCGCCTTTCCGGCGTTTGGTCTGGGCCAGACCGTTGATCCCCTGAGCGAAGCGCCGATCTGCCGAGTTGCTGACGCGGCTGAGGCCTCGACAGGGCCGGCTCGTCACATCCGCTTTGCCTACAATGGCACCGGCATTTGCACGGCAGCGGTGCCCGTCGCCCTGCACCGGGGCTATTTCGCACGTCACAATCTCGATGTGGAATTCCTGCAGCTTGCTGGCAGTACCGACCAGATGTTGCAGTCGCTGGCGACCGACAAGGCGGATGCCGGCTCGAGCATGCTGCTCAACTGGCTGAAGCCGCTGGAGCAAGGCATCGACGTCAAGCTGACCACCGGCCTGCACGGCGGCTGCACCCGGCTGTTCGTGCGGAAGGGGTCCGGCTTCAAGGATATCACCGATCTCAAAGGCAAGACGATCGGTGTCTCCAGCATTTCCGGGCCTCCGCGGAACTTCTTCGCCATCCTGCTGTCGGACAACGGGCTCGACCCGCAGACCGATGTGCAATGGCGTGAATTTCCGGCCGATCTGCAACTCACGGCCCTGCAGCGCGGCGAGATCCAGGCGATCGCCGACTCCGACCCGAATGCCTGGTTGACGGAGCGGCGCGCCAATGGCGATCTGGTTGAGATCGCATCAAACCTGAGTGGGGATTACGCCAACCTGTCGTGCTGCACGCTCGGCGTGCGGAGTTCGCTCTGGGCGTCGGATCCCGCCGCGGTGAAGGCGCTGACCCTCGCCATCCGCGAAGCTGCGCACCACGTTGCCGAACATCCCGATGACGCTGCCGAGATATTTTCCAAATACACCCCGAAAGTAGCGGTCGCCGATCTGGCGACGATGCTGCGCAGCCACACGCACGGCCATCATCCGGCAGGTGCAGACCTGCGTCGCGAGGTCGTGAAGATCACGAGCGATCTGAAACGTGCCACGATCATCAAGCCGAATACGGACCCGAGAAAGCTTGCCAATCGCGTCGTAGTCGACATTGACGTCTAG
- a CDS encoding nitroreductase family protein, whose translation MSNARSKAASTVVPGPSGIDDAASAALHSRYGKDFPLIGDAWNGVLDNLLAHRSVRAYRPDPVPRGTVETLVAAAQSASSSSNLQTWSVVAVEDEARKARLAEFAGGQKHIVEAPLFLVWLADLSRAERLARSANHPKDGLPYLETFIVAVVDAALAAQNAVVAAEALGLGSVYIGALRNRPQAVAEELRLPPQAAAVFGLCIGYPDPTRPTRVKPRLRQDVVIHRERYATAGEEAGIAAYDATLRDFQSTEELPATGWTQTVLNRLGSVRSLNGRDRLVEELRGLGFPLK comes from the coding sequence ATGAGCAACGCGAGAAGCAAGGCCGCTTCGACTGTGGTGCCCGGGCCGTCGGGGATTGATGATGCCGCTTCGGCGGCGTTGCACTCCCGTTACGGCAAGGATTTTCCTCTGATCGGCGACGCCTGGAACGGGGTGCTGGATAATCTCCTTGCCCACCGCTCGGTGCGAGCCTATCGGCCGGACCCGGTGCCGCGCGGTACAGTGGAGACGCTCGTCGCGGCTGCGCAGTCGGCCTCATCGTCCTCCAACCTCCAGACCTGGAGTGTCGTGGCGGTCGAGGATGAGGCACGCAAGGCGCGCCTCGCCGAGTTCGCCGGCGGACAGAAGCATATCGTCGAGGCGCCGCTGTTCCTGGTTTGGCTGGCGGATTTGTCGCGGGCCGAGCGTCTGGCCAGGAGTGCGAACCATCCCAAGGATGGACTGCCTTACCTCGAGACGTTCATCGTGGCCGTGGTCGATGCGGCATTGGCCGCCCAGAACGCGGTTGTAGCGGCCGAAGCGCTTGGCCTCGGATCGGTCTATATCGGCGCGCTCCGCAACAGGCCGCAGGCCGTGGCCGAGGAACTGCGACTGCCGCCCCAGGCCGCGGCGGTGTTCGGCCTCTGTATTGGCTATCCTGATCCGACCCGGCCCACCCGGGTCAAGCCGCGCCTGCGCCAGGACGTAGTCATCCATCGCGAGCGCTACGCGACGGCCGGAGAGGAGGCGGGAATCGCAGCCTACGACGCCACCTTGCGCGATTTCCAGAGCACCGAGGAATTGCCTGCGACCGGGTGGACCCAAACCGTGCTCAACCGGCTTGGATCGGTCCGGTCGCTGAATGGACGGGACCGCCTCGTCGAGGAACTGCGAGGATTAGGCTTTCCACTCAAATAG
- a CDS encoding ABC transporter permease — translation MADITAPKLSDAPALRRVFEQTPWRRLVILAAFALAWELYARWLDNALLLPTLGATLSALWSAILSGELPNRTLTSLRVLVTGYALGVGIAAVFTALATLSRWGNEALGLLTSMFNPLPAIALLPIALLWFGVGTPSLVFVIVHSVLWPVALACHAGFRAIPPTLLMAGRNLGLSGGRFVAEILVPAAFPQILSGLRIGWAFAWRTLIAAELVFGVSARSGGIGWFIYTSRAQLETASVFAGLLTVILIGLLVESVVFRSLTRITVQRWGQERT, via the coding sequence ATGGCTGACATTACAGCTCCGAAGCTTTCTGACGCACCGGCGCTGCGCCGTGTGTTCGAGCAAACGCCCTGGCGGCGTCTTGTGATTCTTGCTGCTTTTGCGCTCGCCTGGGAGCTCTATGCGCGCTGGCTCGACAATGCGCTGCTGCTCCCGACGCTGGGAGCGACGCTGTCGGCACTCTGGTCGGCGATCCTGTCGGGCGAGTTGCCAAATCGGACGCTGACATCGTTGCGCGTTCTGGTCACAGGCTACGCGCTGGGGGTCGGCATCGCCGCAGTGTTCACCGCCCTTGCTACCCTGTCACGCTGGGGCAACGAGGCTCTTGGCCTGCTGACTTCGATGTTCAATCCGCTGCCGGCGATCGCGCTGCTTCCAATTGCGCTGCTGTGGTTCGGCGTTGGAACGCCCAGCCTCGTTTTCGTGATTGTCCACTCGGTCCTGTGGCCGGTTGCACTGGCCTGCCATGCCGGCTTTCGCGCCATCCCACCAACGCTGCTGATGGCCGGCCGTAACCTCGGCTTGTCGGGCGGCCGTTTCGTTGCCGAGATTTTGGTACCGGCCGCATTTCCCCAAATCTTGTCGGGCTTGCGGATCGGCTGGGCGTTCGCGTGGCGTACGCTGATTGCAGCCGAGTTGGTGTTCGGCGTCAGCGCGCGTTCCGGTGGAATTGGCTGGTTCATCTACACCAGCCGCGCTCAATTGGAGACCGCCAGCGTCTTTGCCGGACTGCTCACGGTCATCCTGATCGGCCTCCTCGTGGAGAGCGTGGTGTTTCGAAGCCTTACCCGGATTACGGTCCAACGCTGGGGGCAGGAGCGAACTTAG
- a CDS encoding ABC transporter ATP-binding protein, whose translation MNVAPRLVDLAGDAASPTLLTLDRVSISYPMRDGILTAVEDVSLALSAGERLVLLGPSGCGKSTLLRAVGGFLKPSTGEMRMNGQPIGAPGPDRMTVFQEFDQLLPWRTVLGNVRYALERGRSLPRREAEAVARDWLKRVGLKNFVDAFPHTLSGGMKQRVAIARAFALEPALLLMDEPFAALDALTRRQMQDELLKLCEETGSTALFVTHGIDEAIRVGTRILALTPHPGRLAATFDVPPGSRTRGTTAFAELEQRIQQAVFADPELDHG comes from the coding sequence ATGAACGTCGCTCCCCGATTGGTCGACCTCGCCGGCGATGCCGCGTCTCCGACGTTGCTCACGCTGGATCGCGTCAGCATCAGTTACCCGATGCGCGACGGCATCTTGACTGCGGTCGAAGATGTCAGCCTCGCTCTTTCGGCAGGCGAGCGGCTTGTTCTGCTGGGTCCGTCGGGCTGCGGCAAGTCCACGCTGCTCCGAGCGGTCGGCGGCTTTCTGAAGCCGAGCACTGGAGAGATGCGGATGAATGGGCAACCGATCGGAGCCCCCGGCCCCGACCGGATGACGGTGTTCCAGGAATTCGACCAGTTGCTGCCTTGGCGCACCGTGCTGGGCAATGTGCGTTATGCTTTGGAGCGGGGCAGATCACTCCCCCGCCGGGAGGCGGAGGCTGTGGCTCGCGATTGGCTCAAGCGGGTCGGATTGAAAAACTTCGTCGATGCCTTTCCTCACACCTTGTCGGGCGGAATGAAGCAGCGCGTCGCGATCGCGCGCGCCTTCGCACTAGAGCCGGCGCTGCTGCTGATGGATGAACCTTTCGCCGCGCTGGATGCCCTGACGCGACGTCAGATGCAGGACGAGTTGCTCAAACTATGCGAAGAGACCGGCAGTACGGCATTGTTTGTGACACATGGCATCGACGAGGCGATCCGGGTCGGGACCCGCATCCTCGCACTGACACCTCATCCGGGGCGTCTGGCCGCGACATTTGACGTTCCGCCGGGAAGCCGCACTCGCGGCACGACGGCTTTCGCCGAGTTGGAGCAAAGGATCCAACAAGCCGTCTTTGCCGATCCGGAACTTGATCATGGCTGA
- a CDS encoding ABC transporter substrate-binding protein, whose protein sequence is MNTSMLLRAAALALIALASGANSVRAETDQLRIAQQFGIAYLPLIVASEKGLIEQEAKALGIAPPKIEWLRLSGAAAMNEALISGGLDFATAGITPMILTWDKTRTTAKIIGVAALGSMANILTTNNPAIKTIADFTEKDRIALPSVKVGFQPIVLQMAADKAFGKYDKLDELTVSMPHPDATAQILSGHSEITAHFTSPPFSQQQLASGKVHQVLNSYDVLGGPHTFNVVYSTTKFVNDNPKTIQAFVRGLDRANEWIKANPKDAAALYIKAEGSKLAPDFVESIIRDKDVNFTTAPEGAQKFADFEAKVGLIKQAPASWRDLFWSGLGDKPGS, encoded by the coding sequence ATGAATACATCGATGCTTCTACGTGCTGCCGCCCTGGCGTTGATCGCGCTCGCAAGCGGCGCCAATAGCGTCCGCGCGGAAACCGATCAACTTCGCATCGCGCAGCAATTCGGGATTGCCTATCTTCCGCTCATTGTCGCCAGCGAAAAGGGACTGATCGAGCAAGAAGCGAAAGCACTCGGCATCGCGCCGCCGAAGATCGAATGGCTTCGGCTGTCCGGTGCAGCGGCGATGAACGAGGCACTTATTTCCGGTGGGCTCGATTTCGCGACGGCAGGCATCACGCCGATGATCCTGACCTGGGACAAGACGCGGACAACCGCCAAGATCATCGGCGTGGCAGCGCTGGGATCGATGGCCAACATCCTGACCACCAACAACCCAGCCATCAAGACAATTGCGGATTTCACCGAGAAGGATCGGATCGCGCTTCCATCGGTCAAGGTCGGCTTCCAGCCGATCGTCCTCCAGATGGCGGCCGACAAGGCCTTCGGTAAATACGACAAGCTCGACGAACTCACCGTCAGCATGCCTCATCCGGACGCCACCGCCCAAATCCTGTCGGGACATTCCGAGATCACGGCGCACTTCACTTCACCACCGTTCTCACAGCAGCAGCTGGCGAGCGGCAAGGTGCATCAGGTCCTCAACAGCTACGATGTCCTCGGCGGTCCGCACACCTTCAACGTGGTTTACTCCACCACGAAGTTCGTCAACGACAATCCGAAGACGATCCAGGCGTTCGTTCGCGGTCTCGATCGCGCCAACGAATGGATCAAGGCGAACCCGAAAGATGCGGCCGCGCTTTATATCAAGGCCGAGGGCTCGAAGCTCGCTCCCGACTTCGTCGAGAGCATCATTCGCGACAAGGACGTCAATTTCACAACCGCTCCGGAAGGCGCCCAGAAGTTCGCTGATTTCGAGGCCAAGGTCGGCTTGATCAAGCAGGCGCCAGCGTCGTGGCGGGACTTGTTCTGGTCCGGGCTCGGGGACAAACCGGGAAGCTGA
- a CDS encoding XRE family transcriptional regulator yields MAKRHLQSFPWRGAAFLALAGLGVGADGGTGDIRCALGCFMSDGNVASSLDANPPPGVEQDLPAVLGRNLRRLRTSRGHSLERLAKQSGVSRAMLGQIETGKSVPTIALLWKVANALHVPFANLLQADVARGPVVLRQSDAKLLSSSQGQFTSRALFPFDGSHQVEFYELRIGPLHRENAEAHAPGTRENLFVAKGVVEIATGSDKPQTLTEGDAIVFEADVPHVYKNLVASEAVLYLVMTYADDAT; encoded by the coding sequence GTGGCAAAACGCCACCTTCAGTCCTTCCCTTGGCGCGGTGCAGCTTTTCTGGCTCTGGCCGGCCTGGGTGTGGGTGCCGATGGCGGTACCGGCGACATCCGCTGCGCCCTGGGATGCTTTATGAGCGACGGTAACGTCGCTTCCTCGTTAGACGCCAACCCGCCACCCGGCGTGGAGCAGGATCTGCCCGCGGTCCTCGGACGCAATCTGCGACGGCTGCGAACGAGCCGCGGCCACTCGCTGGAGCGGTTGGCGAAGCAGTCCGGTGTCAGCCGTGCGATGCTTGGACAGATCGAGACCGGAAAGAGCGTTCCGACCATTGCGCTGCTGTGGAAGGTCGCGAACGCACTGCACGTTCCGTTCGCTAATCTGTTGCAGGCGGATGTCGCGCGAGGCCCGGTCGTACTCCGCCAAAGTGACGCCAAGCTGCTCTCATCGAGCCAAGGGCAGTTCACCTCTCGCGCGTTGTTTCCGTTCGATGGCAGCCATCAGGTCGAATTCTACGAGCTCAGAATAGGTCCGCTGCATCGCGAGAACGCCGAAGCGCATGCGCCCGGCACCCGGGAAAACCTTTTCGTGGCGAAGGGCGTCGTGGAGATCGCTACCGGCTCCGACAAGCCGCAGACATTGACGGAAGGCGACGCGATTGTCTTCGAGGCCGATGTTCCGCATGTCTACAAGAATCTGGTAGCCAGCGAGGCAGTGCTGTACCTCGTCATGACCTATGCAGACGACGCGACCTGA
- a CDS encoding NAD(P)-dependent oxidoreductase translates to MRPRSRAEWKITPLGSLAGKTVGIAGFGAIGHAVAERLKPFGVQIKVLRRSSWQFAVPGILPVDSIEALVAASDHLVIALPATPKTAHLINAEVLAHAKESLHLINVARGRIIDQQALLRALDNGQLAGATLDVTDPEPPPEGDPIYLHPKVVLTPHVSWTGADDIKRLTDKTLVNLDAYAHGAPLADVFDKKLGY, encoded by the coding sequence GTGCGTCCACGCAGTCGCGCGGAGTGGAAGATCACGCCGCTCGGTTCGCTTGCCGGCAAGACGGTTGGAATTGCGGGATTCGGCGCGATTGGACACGCTGTCGCCGAGCGTTTGAAGCCGTTCGGTGTTCAGATCAAGGTGTTGCGACGCTCATCGTGGCAATTTGCTGTTCCGGGTATCCTCCCGGTCGATAGTATCGAAGCGCTGGTTGCAGCCTCCGACCATCTCGTGATCGCACTGCCGGCAACGCCGAAGACAGCGCATTTGATCAACGCTGAGGTCCTGGCGCATGCGAAGGAATCGTTGCACCTGATCAACGTGGCGCGCGGCCGGATCATCGATCAGCAAGCCCTGCTGCGTGCGCTCGACAACGGGCAACTGGCGGGCGCCACGCTCGATGTCACGGATCCAGAGCCGCCGCCGGAGGGGGATCCGATCTACCTTCACCCGAAGGTCGTTCTGACCCCGCACGTGTCCTGGACCGGCGCAGACGATATCAAGCGGCTGACCGACAAGACGCTGGTCAACCTCGACGCTTACGCGCATGGCGCGCCGTTGGCCGATGTTTTTGACAAGAAACTCGGATACTAA
- a CDS encoding class II aldolase/adducin family protein: MNQIVEKPKKYSLVERVPAASFEEERLHRKQRLAATFRLFSRYGFDQGLAGHVTVRDPEFPDRFWINPLSKHFGQIKVSDLQLVDHDGNILIGDKPINQAGFVIHSAIHAAHPEVIAAAHTHSTYGKAWSALGRLLDPLTQDSCAFYQDHALFDPFSGVVLEAEEGRKIAEALGSNKAVILQNHGLLTVGPTIEATAWWYIAMDNAARAQLLAEAAGTPKPIPHEVAKLTAGQVGTHKGGYFSFQPLWDWITEAEPDLFN; the protein is encoded by the coding sequence ATGAACCAGATCGTCGAGAAGCCGAAGAAGTACTCCCTGGTCGAGCGTGTGCCGGCAGCTTCGTTCGAGGAGGAGAGGCTGCATCGCAAGCAGCGTCTCGCGGCAACCTTCCGGCTGTTTTCCCGCTATGGGTTCGACCAGGGTCTGGCCGGGCACGTCACCGTGCGTGACCCGGAGTTTCCGGATCGCTTCTGGATCAATCCGCTGTCGAAGCATTTCGGTCAGATCAAGGTCTCTGACCTCCAACTGGTGGATCATGACGGTAACATTCTGATTGGCGACAAGCCGATCAACCAGGCGGGTTTCGTGATTCATTCGGCAATCCACGCCGCGCATCCAGAGGTCATCGCGGCCGCTCATACGCACTCGACTTACGGCAAGGCATGGTCGGCGCTCGGCCGGTTGCTCGATCCGCTTACCCAGGACTCCTGCGCGTTCTATCAAGATCACGCGCTGTTCGATCCGTTCTCCGGTGTCGTGCTTGAGGCGGAAGAAGGCCGGAAGATCGCTGAGGCGCTCGGATCGAACAAGGCCGTGATCCTGCAGAACCACGGTCTGTTGACGGTCGGCCCCACGATCGAAGCCACCGCTTGGTGGTACATTGCGATGGATAATGCCGCTCGCGCGCAATTGCTCGCCGAAGCGGCCGGCACGCCGAAGCCGATCCCCCATGAGGTAGCGAAGCTGACGGCCGGTCAGGTCGGCACGCATAAGGGAGGCTATTTCAGCTTCCAGCCGCTATGGGACTGGATCACTGAGGCCGAGCCGGATCTTTTCAACTAG
- a CDS encoding HAD-IIB family hydrolase, translating to MQPISKAHRSEFCNVRFVLTDMDETLTYQGRLAARTFEALERLQQAGLTVIPVTAAPAGWCDQMARMWPVDGVIGENGGFFFRRHDNGDCVERHFWHPAEHRQRVAGRLAAISAEVSATHPAASLAEDQPFRLTSVAFSQPNGQGDRDAITAALRRAGADVTVNNLWILGWLGGYDKLAMTHRVMTEAYGVDLDRQKDEILYIGDSTNDAPMFGYFRHTVGVSSIVRYLADIRTPPAWITEGPGGAGFVEMANALIASRGSARSARGTPIPPST from the coding sequence ATGCAACCCATCTCAAAGGCGCATCGTTCAGAATTTTGCAACGTGCGTTTCGTTCTAACCGACATGGATGAGACGCTCACCTATCAGGGTCGTCTTGCGGCTCGAACTTTCGAGGCCCTCGAACGGTTGCAACAGGCCGGCCTGACAGTCATCCCGGTCACCGCGGCCCCCGCCGGCTGGTGCGATCAAATGGCGCGGATGTGGCCCGTTGACGGCGTTATCGGCGAGAACGGAGGTTTCTTCTTCCGGCGTCATGATAACGGCGATTGCGTCGAGCGGCACTTTTGGCATCCCGCAGAACACAGGCAACGTGTTGCGGGTCGGCTTGCAGCAATCAGTGCCGAGGTCAGCGCCACCCATCCTGCTGCGAGCCTAGCGGAGGATCAGCCATTTCGCCTCACCAGTGTAGCGTTCAGCCAACCGAATGGTCAAGGCGATCGAGACGCGATTACCGCTGCGCTGCGCCGCGCCGGAGCCGACGTTACGGTGAACAATCTGTGGATTCTCGGCTGGCTCGGTGGCTACGATAAGCTCGCGATGACCCACCGCGTAATGACCGAAGCTTATGGCGTCGACCTCGACCGCCAAAAGGACGAGATCCTCTATATCGGAGACTCAACCAATGACGCGCCGATGTTCGGCTACTTTCGTCACACCGTCGGTGTAAGCAGTATCGTCCGCTACCTCGCCGACATTCGGACGCCACCTGCCTGGATCACCGAGGGGCCAGGGGGCGCCGGCTTTGTTGAAATGGCTAACGCGCTGATCGCGTCGCGAGGCAGTGCGCGGAGCGCGCGTGGAACTCCTATTCCGCCCTCAACGTGA
- a CDS encoding carbonic anhydrase — protein MSTPSATLQEVISANGKYAAAFGDKEKLALPPARRFAILTCMDARLDPAKYAGLAEGDAHVIRNAGGRASDDAIRSLVISHKLLGTNEWFVIHHSDCGMQLFTNEVISDLLADDLGTAQFDGGKWSNPKHEGGSVAGKFVHWHAFEDNAKSVLEDVQRIRSHPLVPKQIPIYGFIYDVKTGRLNEVVEATAAGRPAV, from the coding sequence ATGTCGACGCCCAGCGCCACGCTCCAGGAAGTCATTTCGGCCAACGGCAAATATGCCGCCGCGTTCGGTGACAAGGAAAAGCTGGCGTTGCCGCCCGCGCGACGGTTTGCGATTCTGACCTGCATGGATGCGCGGCTAGACCCGGCAAAGTATGCGGGACTTGCCGAAGGCGACGCTCACGTGATCCGAAATGCGGGAGGACGCGCATCCGATGACGCGATCCGCTCGCTCGTGATCTCGCACAAGCTGCTCGGAACGAATGAATGGTTCGTTATCCATCATAGCGATTGCGGGATGCAATTGTTCACCAACGAGGTCATCAGCGACCTCCTGGCGGATGATCTGGGCACCGCGCAGTTCGACGGTGGGAAGTGGTCGAATCCAAAACATGAAGGCGGCTCGGTCGCGGGCAAGTTCGTTCACTGGCATGCGTTCGAGGACAACGCCAAGAGTGTGCTCGAGGACGTGCAGCGGATCAGGAGCCATCCCCTGGTGCCGAAGCAAATTCCGATCTACGGGTTTATCTACGACGTGAAGACCGGCCGCCTGAACGAGGTCGTCGAGGCGACGGCAGCCGGTCGGCCTGCCGTTTAG